A single genomic interval of Arthrobacter methylotrophus harbors:
- a CDS encoding DUF3097 domain-containing protein has protein sequence MSYDNWGPQDLSSPAKKQLPEVPVERGMVLEDVQSGWVGAVTRVEKSGGMHIVVLEDRRGKNKSFRLGFGFLLDGQAVKLLPPAPRAAAGKGAVQPGRTASGSVRVADQRARVAKASRIWVEGKHDAELVEKVWGDDLRVEGIVVEPLHGVDDLKAAIAEFSPGPGRRLGILVDHLVRDSKESRIAADAMTVPGAAGNVLIVGHPYVDVWQAIRPKVLGIEQWPTIARGTDWKTGILKSFGWPHETAEDIGLGWQKLLGAVHSYADLEASLLGRVEEVIDFLTMP, from the coding sequence GTGTCTTACGACAATTGGGGCCCGCAAGATCTCTCCTCGCCCGCCAAGAAGCAGCTGCCCGAGGTGCCGGTCGAACGCGGGATGGTTCTCGAAGATGTGCAATCCGGTTGGGTCGGGGCCGTGACCAGGGTCGAAAAGTCCGGCGGCATGCACATTGTGGTGCTGGAGGACCGACGAGGGAAAAACAAATCGTTCCGGCTGGGCTTCGGGTTTCTGTTGGATGGGCAAGCAGTCAAACTCCTGCCGCCCGCGCCCCGTGCGGCAGCCGGAAAGGGTGCGGTTCAACCAGGCAGGACCGCGTCGGGATCCGTCCGCGTGGCGGACCAGCGAGCCCGGGTCGCCAAGGCAAGCCGGATCTGGGTGGAAGGCAAACACGACGCCGAACTGGTGGAGAAGGTCTGGGGAGACGATCTTCGGGTCGAGGGCATCGTCGTCGAGCCTTTGCATGGGGTGGACGATCTCAAGGCCGCTATCGCCGAATTCTCCCCCGGGCCGGGCCGCAGGCTCGGGATCCTCGTGGACCACCTGGTGCGGGATTCGAAGGAATCACGGATTGCTGCCGACGCCATGACGGTGCCCGGCGCGGCAGGAAACGTCCTGATCGTGGGGCACCCCTACGTAGACGTCTGGCAGGCCATCCGCCCCAAGGTCCTCGGGATCGAACAATGGCCGACTATCGCCCGCGGCACCGATTGGAAGACCGGCATCCTGAAGTCGTTCGGCTGGCCCCACGAGACGGCCGAGGACATCGGCCTTGGCTGGCAGAAACTTCTCGGGGCCGTCCACAGCTATGCGGACTTGGAGGCATCGTTGCTCGGGCGCGTCGAAGAAGTTATTGATTTCCTCACCATGCCGTGA
- the hrcA gene encoding heat-inducible transcriptional repressor HrcA encodes MSEPRKLEVLRAIVEDYVHSREPVGSKALVERHHLGVSSATIRNDMALLEEEGLIAAPHTSAGRIPTDKGYRLFVDRISEVKPLSAAERRAIHSLLEGPDDVEDILERTVRLLSQLTNQVAVVQYPHVSRARVRHIEFVLLAPRQVLVVLIADTGKVEQGVVHAGADASDEDIMALRARFLGSIAGSQLDLMTQVLPSVVALCPPALRGLAGVLAHGLERLADRSRDERMVMAGTANLARSNVDFPLSIGPVLEALEEQVVMLRLLSDMAEDPRGVTVSIGRENPYDGLSEASVVATGYGPGSSAKIGILGPTRMDYPNTMAAVRAVARYLSRILGG; translated from the coding sequence GTGAGCGAACCACGCAAGCTCGAAGTGTTGCGCGCCATCGTGGAGGACTACGTTCACTCCCGCGAGCCCGTCGGATCCAAAGCCTTGGTCGAGCGGCACCATTTGGGTGTGTCGAGTGCCACCATCCGCAACGACATGGCCCTTTTGGAAGAAGAAGGCCTCATCGCCGCACCGCACACGAGCGCCGGCCGCATCCCGACGGATAAGGGCTACCGCCTGTTCGTCGACCGCATTTCCGAGGTGAAGCCGCTTTCTGCTGCTGAGCGCCGGGCCATCCACTCTTTGCTGGAAGGGCCGGACGACGTCGAGGACATCCTTGAGCGCACCGTCCGCCTGCTCTCGCAGCTGACCAACCAGGTCGCCGTCGTCCAGTACCCGCACGTGAGCCGCGCACGGGTGCGGCACATTGAGTTCGTCCTTCTGGCGCCCCGACAGGTCTTAGTGGTATTGATCGCAGACACCGGCAAAGTGGAACAGGGAGTTGTCCACGCCGGAGCGGATGCCAGCGATGAGGACATCATGGCCTTGCGCGCGCGTTTCCTCGGGAGCATTGCCGGTTCCCAGCTTGATCTGATGACGCAGGTCCTGCCTTCGGTCGTTGCCCTGTGTCCACCGGCGCTCCGGGGGCTTGCGGGCGTCCTTGCCCACGGCCTGGAAAGGCTTGCCGACAGAAGCAGGGACGAACGGATGGTCATGGCCGGCACGGCGAACCTGGCCCGCTCCAACGTGGATTTCCCGCTGAGTATCGGCCCTGTCCTCGAAGCGCTCGAGGAGCAAGTGGTCATGTTGCGACTGCTGTCGGACATGGCTGAGGACCCCCGGGGAGTCACCGTGAGCATCGGTCGCGAGAATCCCTACGACGGTCTCTCCGAAGCCTCAGTGGTTGCCACCGGCTACGGTCCCGGAAGCAGCGCGAAGATCGGCATTCTTGGGCCAACCCGGATGGACTACCCCAACACCATGGCGGCCGTTCGCGCCGTCGCACGCTACCTTTCCCGCATTCTGGGCGGATGA
- the dnaJ gene encoding molecular chaperone DnaJ, protein MSSHYDVLGVSPEATGEEIKKAYRKLARKLHPDVNPGAGAAEEFKAVTHAYEVLSDPQKRRVYDATGNENGTDNGFGGGYAGQGFAFQDIFDTFFGGGGGGMQGPASRMRRGQDALISVRIDLREAVFGVNKKLEVDTAVICPTCEGSCCRAGTHPERCDICGGSGQVQRAVRSILGQVMTAAPCGSCEGFGSIIKDPCNECNGQGRIRSRRSLTVKVPGGVATGTRIQLSSQGEAGPAGGPPGDLYVEIRVNNDPTYVREGDDLHATLSVPMTAAALGTELQLDTFDGPQEIDVKSGTQSGEVITLRGLGVTHLRGYGRGDLKVHLHVETPGKLDPAQEDLLRQLAKMRGEQFTEGKLVASGGMFAKLRDKLGNL, encoded by the coding sequence TTGAGCAGTCACTACGACGTTCTGGGCGTCTCGCCGGAAGCAACCGGCGAGGAGATCAAGAAGGCCTACCGCAAGCTCGCCCGCAAGCTGCACCCCGATGTAAACCCCGGGGCAGGTGCGGCCGAGGAGTTCAAGGCCGTCACCCACGCCTACGAGGTCCTCTCCGACCCCCAGAAGCGCCGCGTCTATGACGCTACGGGCAACGAGAACGGGACCGACAACGGTTTCGGCGGAGGGTACGCAGGCCAAGGATTCGCCTTCCAAGACATTTTCGACACCTTCTTCGGCGGAGGAGGCGGCGGCATGCAAGGACCCGCGTCGCGCATGCGCCGCGGCCAGGATGCCCTGATCAGCGTCCGTATCGATTTGCGGGAGGCCGTCTTCGGCGTCAACAAGAAGCTTGAGGTCGATACCGCGGTCATCTGTCCCACGTGCGAGGGCTCATGCTGCCGTGCGGGCACCCACCCCGAGCGTTGCGACATCTGCGGTGGCTCGGGTCAGGTCCAGCGGGCTGTGCGTTCCATCCTCGGCCAAGTCATGACCGCCGCACCGTGTGGCTCATGCGAGGGCTTCGGCTCCATCATCAAGGACCCTTGCAATGAGTGCAACGGCCAGGGCCGCATCCGCAGCCGCCGTTCGCTGACCGTCAAAGTGCCAGGCGGCGTGGCCACCGGAACACGCATCCAGTTGTCGTCGCAAGGCGAAGCGGGCCCCGCCGGTGGCCCTCCCGGCGACCTCTACGTGGAGATTCGGGTCAACAACGATCCCACTTACGTGCGTGAAGGCGACGATCTGCACGCAACCCTGAGCGTCCCCATGACAGCCGCCGCACTCGGTACTGAGCTGCAGCTTGACACTTTTGACGGACCCCAGGAGATCGACGTCAAGTCCGGCACACAGTCCGGCGAGGTCATTACCCTGCGCGGGCTGGGCGTCACCCATCTCCGCGGCTACGGGCGCGGAGACCTCAAGGTGCACCTGCACGTTGAGACGCCCGGCAAGCTCGACCCCGCACAGGAAGATTTGTTGCGCCAACTCGCCAAAATGCGCGGAGAGCAGTTCACCGAGGGCAAGCTCGTGGCCAGCGGTGGCATGTTCGCGAAACTGCGGGACAAGCTCGGTAACCTGTAG
- a CDS encoding 16S rRNA (uracil(1498)-N(3))-methyltransferase, producing MSNPVFFTAAGTLDGLGRGDVFVLEGAEARHAVTVKRLEIGEAVDIADGVGKRLTGTVTESGQGTLTVLASDVVEEQQPRVRLVLVQALAKGDRDELAVETATELGIDAVVPWQAERSIVRWKGDRAAKAHAKWQSVATAAAKQARRAWIPEVRAAVDGSGLISAVAAADLAIILHEDAKRPLRDVLETWQEHLPDTDDDAGREVLLIVGPEGGISPREVTKLSDVGAVTALLGHHVLRSSTAGPAAVVLASDILGRW from the coding sequence GTGAGCAACCCCGTATTCTTCACAGCAGCCGGAACGCTGGACGGGCTCGGGCGTGGCGATGTTTTCGTACTCGAAGGAGCCGAAGCAAGGCACGCTGTTACCGTCAAGCGACTGGAGATCGGTGAAGCAGTTGACATTGCCGACGGCGTCGGCAAACGGCTGACGGGAACCGTGACTGAATCGGGCCAGGGAACCCTCACGGTTCTTGCCTCGGATGTGGTGGAGGAACAGCAGCCGAGGGTGCGGCTTGTGCTGGTCCAGGCCCTCGCCAAGGGCGATCGCGACGAGCTCGCCGTCGAGACGGCAACGGAACTCGGGATCGACGCGGTCGTGCCCTGGCAGGCAGAACGCTCCATCGTCCGTTGGAAGGGCGACCGGGCAGCCAAAGCCCACGCGAAGTGGCAATCCGTGGCCACCGCGGCCGCCAAACAAGCGCGGCGAGCGTGGATTCCGGAAGTGCGTGCCGCCGTCGACGGTTCCGGCTTGATTTCGGCTGTCGCCGCCGCGGATCTGGCGATCATCCTCCACGAGGACGCAAAGCGCCCCCTGCGGGACGTGCTGGAGACGTGGCAGGAGCACCTTCCTGACACGGACGACGACGCCGGACGGGAAGTCCTGCTCATTGTTGGCCCGGAGGGTGGTATTTCGCCGCGCGAAGTGACCAAGCTCAGCGACGTCGGCGCCGTCACCGCTCTCTTGGGGCACCACGTCCTTCGCTCATCGACGGCAGGACCGGCCGCCGTCGTGCTCGCCAGTGACATACTCGGGCGCTGGTAG
- a CDS encoding GerMN domain-containing protein encodes MLVASLTAALSLSACVADRTEQGSTTPLPSPPASLQAAPDNNAPLETTQASNKIPVYWIGRSDQDTFLYREFRDNPGNENPITTALRIMMSQKPLDHDFFTPWQNPSSLATSISGKNVVTVDVSRDAFNSNLDPGMAQRAVQQLVYTATAAAASSGLIDSGQQIKVAILVDGHTDYLAFGQVKLGDAMVRDAAMVAPVWIIDPQEDLTLPAGPVKFNGRSTDPSKKLHWQILRENSNGEKTSYLAGQTTASTVAGQGGVFTLTVGLGTGRYELRVSLVGPNDADIATDTRSFNVR; translated from the coding sequence GTGCTTGTGGCCTCGCTGACGGCTGCCTTGTCCCTTTCGGCGTGCGTCGCCGATCGCACGGAACAGGGATCGACAACGCCGCTCCCGAGTCCGCCTGCCAGCCTGCAGGCTGCCCCGGACAATAACGCTCCGCTAGAAACAACCCAGGCCTCAAACAAGATTCCGGTGTATTGGATTGGACGGAGCGACCAGGACACGTTCCTGTATCGCGAATTCCGCGACAACCCGGGCAACGAGAACCCCATCACCACGGCCCTGCGGATCATGATGTCCCAGAAGCCGCTGGACCACGACTTCTTCACGCCGTGGCAGAATCCAAGCAGCTTGGCAACGTCGATTTCCGGCAAGAACGTGGTCACCGTAGATGTTTCCCGCGACGCGTTCAATTCCAACCTCGACCCCGGCATGGCGCAGCGGGCGGTCCAACAACTCGTCTACACCGCAACCGCTGCTGCGGCGAGTTCGGGACTGATCGATTCCGGTCAGCAAATCAAGGTGGCCATCTTGGTGGACGGGCACACGGACTATCTGGCGTTCGGACAAGTGAAACTCGGAGACGCGATGGTCCGCGACGCTGCCATGGTGGCTCCCGTCTGGATCATCGACCCGCAAGAGGATCTGACCTTGCCTGCCGGTCCGGTGAAGTTCAACGGGCGCAGCACCGACCCCTCAAAGAAACTGCACTGGCAGATCCTTCGCGAGAACTCCAACGGCGAGAAAACATCCTATCTGGCCGGTCAGACCACCGCCTCCACCGTGGCAGGACAGGGCGGAGTTTTCACCCTCACTGTGGGGCTCGGAACGGGCCGCTATGAGTTGCGTGTTTCCCTAGTGGGACCCAACGACGCGGATATCGCTACGGATACCCGCTCCTTCAACGTCCGCTGA
- a CDS encoding PhoH family protein, with translation MTESLNGRPRASSVDTGPAEFPHSVPGARTEVVVFDDSDQMVQTLGSHDEALRYIEAQFPGVDFHVRGNELSFSGPASDVPRIMRLLEEVRGLVSKGTVITPDVLQQLVSLLRSQSLQNPVEVLTHNILSSRGRTIRPKTLNQKNYVDAIDDNTVIFGIGPAGTGKTYLAMAKAVQALQLKEVSRIILTRPAVEAGERLGFLPGTLSDKIDPYLRPLYDALHDMMDPESIPRLMAAGTIEVAPLAYMRGRTLNDAFIILDEAQNTTAEQMKMFLTRLGFGSKMVVTGDVTQVDLPFGATSGLRIVQEILQGIDDVNFTMLDASDVVRHRLVADIVSAYSIWDEKHRVRAQHAPTHDKRGEHR, from the coding sequence ATGACAGAATCATTGAACGGGCGGCCCAGGGCCAGCAGCGTAGACACAGGTCCGGCCGAGTTCCCACACTCTGTCCCGGGTGCCCGGACGGAAGTTGTTGTCTTCGACGACTCTGATCAGATGGTTCAGACCCTTGGTAGCCATGACGAGGCGCTGCGCTACATTGAAGCCCAGTTCCCCGGCGTCGATTTTCATGTCCGTGGCAACGAGCTCTCTTTCAGCGGGCCGGCCAGCGATGTCCCCAGGATCATGCGCCTGCTTGAAGAAGTCCGCGGCCTGGTGAGCAAGGGGACGGTTATCACCCCGGACGTGCTTCAGCAGCTCGTTTCCTTGTTGCGCAGCCAGTCCCTGCAAAACCCCGTGGAAGTCCTGACCCACAATATTCTTTCCAGCCGCGGACGCACCATTCGGCCCAAGACGCTGAACCAGAAGAACTATGTCGACGCCATTGACGACAACACAGTGATCTTCGGGATTGGCCCTGCCGGCACCGGTAAGACGTACTTGGCAATGGCCAAGGCAGTTCAGGCACTGCAGCTTAAGGAAGTCAGCCGCATCATCCTGACCAGGCCAGCCGTCGAGGCGGGGGAGCGTCTCGGCTTCCTGCCCGGAACACTGAGCGACAAGATCGATCCGTATCTGCGTCCTTTGTACGACGCCCTGCACGACATGATGGACCCGGAATCGATCCCGCGCCTCATGGCGGCCGGGACAATTGAGGTCGCGCCGCTTGCCTACATGCGCGGCCGCACGCTCAACGACGCGTTCATCATCCTCGATGAAGCCCAGAACACCACCGCGGAACAGATGAAGATGTTCCTGACCCGGCTTGGATTCGGTTCCAAGATGGTTGTCACGGGCGACGTCACCCAAGTGGATCTGCCCTTCGGCGCCACGTCCGGCCTGCGCATCGTGCAGGAAATCCTCCAGGGGATCGATGACGTGAACTTTACGATGCTGGACGCTTCCGACGTCGTCCGGCACCGTTTGGTGGCCGACATTGTGTCCGCATACAGCATATGGGACGAAAAGCATCGGGTGCGTGCCCAGCACGCGCCCACGCACGACAAACGGGGAGAGCACCGATGA
- the ybeY gene encoding rRNA maturation RNase YbeY, with the protein MSIEVNNESGIQVDEAQLVTLSRFIFERLYIHPQAELSILLVDEPAMEKLHIELMDEPGATDVLSVPMDELTPGTPGKPAPQGMLGDIAICPQVAQVQARNAGHSTQDEMLLLCTHGILHLLGFDHAEPEEKEEMFALQRELLSGFLGKDAPMETMQ; encoded by the coding sequence ATGAGCATCGAGGTCAACAACGAGTCCGGCATCCAGGTGGACGAGGCACAATTGGTAACGCTTTCGCGTTTCATTTTCGAACGGCTCTACATTCACCCCCAGGCCGAACTTTCCATTCTCCTCGTGGATGAGCCTGCCATGGAGAAGCTCCACATCGAGCTCATGGACGAGCCGGGCGCAACCGATGTACTGTCCGTTCCCATGGACGAGCTGACGCCGGGAACACCAGGCAAGCCGGCTCCCCAGGGCATGCTGGGCGACATCGCGATCTGCCCGCAGGTGGCACAGGTCCAAGCGCGCAACGCGGGTCATTCGACCCAGGATGAAATGCTCCTGCTCTGCACCCACGGAATCCTCCACCTCCTTGGCTTCGACCATGCCGAGCCGGAGGAGAAGGAAGAAATGTTCGCTCTGCAGCGTGAGCTCCTCTCCGGGTTCCTTGGCAAAGACGCCCCCATGGAGACCATGCAGTGA
- a CDS encoding hemolysin family protein, translated as MTSVILVGMALVFLSVVGLLTAAEAAFTFLPRHDAEQAVVRSRGNSLRSILDQPIAHIRALRFWRVWFEMAAAVAVAVVMHSLLENVWLAGLAATGIMAVIGFVLVGVSPRQLGRAHPGSVVRYSAPLIRFLCWILGPIPGWLVAIGSVVAPGAPSGDEAFFSEEEFRELVDRASESDMIEDSEAELIQSVFDFGDTLVRSVMVPRTDIVCIDSGSSLEQAMALFLRSGYSRIPVIGENADQIRGILYLKDVAAALHRPEQPSVRQNVDALVREARFVPESKPVSELLSELQQESTHVAVVIDEYGGTAGLVTLEDLIEEIVGEIVDEYDSTDAEVTDLGDGTYRVSSRMSIDDLGELFDIDLDDDEVDTVGGLLAKTLGKVPIVGSAVEVGGISLKADRLEGRRNRVSHIIAAAIPKEDTDLEDLLDEADTTQQGVPREQAQ; from the coding sequence GTGACCTCAGTCATCCTGGTTGGCATGGCCTTGGTGTTCCTTAGCGTCGTTGGCCTGCTGACCGCGGCGGAGGCTGCCTTCACCTTTCTGCCGCGGCACGATGCAGAGCAAGCCGTCGTCAGGAGCCGGGGGAATTCGCTGCGCAGTATCCTTGACCAGCCCATTGCCCACATTCGCGCGCTGCGATTCTGGCGGGTCTGGTTCGAGATGGCGGCGGCCGTGGCTGTCGCAGTGGTCATGCATAGTCTCCTCGAGAACGTTTGGCTTGCCGGATTGGCCGCAACCGGCATTATGGCCGTGATCGGTTTCGTGCTGGTAGGGGTCTCGCCCCGGCAACTAGGACGCGCCCACCCGGGCAGCGTGGTTCGCTACTCGGCTCCGCTCATCCGGTTCCTGTGCTGGATCCTGGGGCCCATTCCTGGATGGCTCGTCGCGATCGGGAGCGTCGTGGCCCCTGGTGCTCCGAGCGGCGACGAGGCATTCTTCAGCGAGGAAGAATTCCGTGAGCTCGTCGACAGGGCCTCGGAGTCGGACATGATCGAGGACAGCGAGGCCGAACTCATCCAGTCGGTCTTCGACTTCGGAGACACCTTGGTCCGCTCGGTGATGGTCCCTCGGACGGATATTGTGTGCATAGATTCCGGCTCGAGCCTGGAGCAGGCCATGGCCCTGTTCCTGCGCTCCGGATACTCAAGGATTCCCGTGATCGGGGAGAACGCAGATCAGATCCGCGGCATCCTCTATTTGAAGGATGTTGCCGCTGCATTGCACCGTCCGGAACAGCCGTCAGTGCGCCAGAACGTGGATGCCTTGGTACGCGAGGCACGTTTCGTTCCGGAGTCCAAGCCTGTGAGCGAACTCCTCAGCGAGCTTCAGCAGGAATCCACCCACGTTGCCGTGGTCATTGACGAGTACGGCGGCACTGCGGGACTGGTGACGCTGGAGGACCTCATTGAGGAAATCGTGGGGGAGATCGTTGATGAGTACGATTCCACCGATGCGGAGGTCACTGATCTGGGAGATGGCACGTACCGGGTCAGCTCACGGATGAGCATTGACGACCTCGGAGAGCTCTTCGACATTGACCTTGACGACGACGAAGTGGACACCGTGGGCGGCCTCTTGGCCAAGACCCTGGGGAAAGTCCCGATTGTCGGCAGCGCGGTGGAGGTGGGCGGGATCTCGTTGAAAGCCGATAGGCTGGAAGGCCGGCGAAACCGGGTCAGCCATATCATTGCGGCAGCCATTCCAAAAGAAGACACTGACCTTGAAGACCTTCTCGACGAGGCCGACACAACGCAACAGGGAGTTCCACGTGAGCAAGCACAATAA
- the era gene encoding GTPase Era, with product MSKHNKKFDADQDFGGFHAGFSVLVGRPNAGKSTLTNALVGQKVAITSAKPQTTRHTIRGIVHREDAQLILVDTPGLHRPRTLLGKRLNDLVADTLSEVDAIGFCLPANEKIGPGDKYIAAQLAAVGRKPIIALVTKTDLVDRQALTEQLLAVAALGREVLGEQGWADIVPVSAADGFQVNTVADVLIGHLPSSPPLYPDGELTDEPEAVMVAELIREAALEGVRDELPHSLAVVVEEIVPREGRSEDNPLLDVRVNLYVERPSQKAIIIGKAGSRLREVGTNARRGIEALLGTKIYLDLHVKVAKDWQRDPKQLVKLGF from the coding sequence GTGAGCAAGCACAATAAGAAGTTCGACGCCGATCAGGACTTCGGCGGCTTCCACGCAGGTTTCTCGGTTCTTGTGGGCCGTCCCAATGCGGGAAAGTCGACCCTCACCAACGCTTTGGTCGGCCAGAAGGTCGCCATTACCTCGGCAAAGCCGCAGACCACCAGGCACACTATCCGCGGCATCGTTCATCGCGAGGATGCCCAACTCATCCTCGTGGACACTCCGGGGTTGCACCGCCCCCGCACCCTTCTTGGCAAGCGGCTCAACGACCTCGTCGCGGACACCCTCTCCGAAGTGGATGCCATTGGCTTTTGCCTCCCGGCCAACGAGAAGATCGGTCCGGGTGACAAGTACATCGCGGCCCAGCTCGCTGCCGTCGGACGCAAGCCCATCATTGCACTTGTCACCAAGACCGATCTCGTGGACCGTCAGGCCCTGACCGAGCAGCTCCTGGCCGTAGCCGCGCTGGGCCGCGAAGTCCTCGGCGAGCAAGGCTGGGCGGATATCGTTCCGGTTTCTGCAGCCGACGGCTTCCAGGTCAATACAGTTGCCGACGTCCTCATAGGGCACTTGCCGTCCTCTCCGCCTCTTTACCCTGACGGTGAACTTACGGATGAGCCCGAAGCCGTCATGGTCGCCGAACTGATCCGGGAAGCCGCCTTGGAGGGCGTCCGGGACGAGCTTCCGCACTCACTGGCAGTGGTGGTCGAGGAAATCGTCCCGCGCGAAGGCCGTTCCGAGGACAATCCGCTCCTTGATGTGCGGGTCAATCTCTACGTCGAACGTCCGTCCCAGAAAGCCATCATTATCGGTAAAGCCGGAAGCCGCCTGCGGGAGGTCGGGACTAACGCCCGCAGGGGGATCGAAGCTCTCCTCGGGACCAAGATCTACCTCGACCTGCATGTCAAGGTGGCCAAGGACTGGCAACGCGATCCGAAGCAACTCGTGAAGCTGGGGTTCTAG
- a CDS encoding LCP family protein — protein MHAFKGLPGWLKITAAAVSVLLIAGFVFAAYWVIRLQSNISKAPLTAGATRTEAAANDATDRLQILILGSDTRDGKNSQYGSTQDSTGYGQSDVMMLLDISADNKRVSLTSFPRDLLVNVPQCTDPKTNTVYQPHSNVMINSAMAEAGIGCAVDTVNKLTGLEIDHFMMADFNAVKELSNAVGGVDVCVSDAVYDPDSGLRLPQGTSKVQGEQALAFLRTRHGFGDGSDLGRIQAQQGFLSSLTRKIKSDGTLSNPQSLLSIADVVTKNLTVDDGLASVQSLLTIGSRLKDVDLSKVAFVSVPTQPAAVDPNRLELAQPQATQLFAAMKANLDLTTPGATAAPSASASPAPSSTPSAPSAPAYNKAIQPVTVADGTGIAARGQEIAAALVGGGFTKAAHFLAAAVPKTVIYYGPGYADVAPDVANQLGIPASQMELSNGVVGVQVYIGSDFDSGTKYGVASVPADIVKQTAGDVKCQTVNPALIAR, from the coding sequence ATGCATGCTTTCAAAGGGCTGCCGGGTTGGCTCAAGATTACTGCGGCCGCTGTGAGCGTACTGCTCATCGCTGGATTCGTTTTCGCTGCCTACTGGGTCATCCGCTTGCAGTCCAACATCAGCAAAGCACCCTTGACGGCAGGCGCCACTCGGACTGAGGCCGCCGCCAACGATGCCACGGACCGCTTGCAGATCCTGATCCTTGGGTCCGACACCCGGGACGGGAAGAACTCGCAATACGGTTCCACGCAGGACTCCACGGGCTACGGTCAGTCGGATGTCATGATGCTGCTGGACATTTCGGCGGACAACAAGAGGGTGAGCCTCACCAGTTTCCCCCGCGATCTCCTGGTAAATGTCCCGCAGTGCACCGACCCCAAAACCAACACGGTCTATCAACCCCATTCCAACGTCATGATCAACTCGGCCATGGCGGAGGCTGGCATTGGCTGTGCGGTTGACACCGTGAACAAGCTCACCGGACTGGAAATCGACCATTTCATGATGGCTGATTTCAACGCTGTCAAGGAACTGTCCAACGCCGTGGGCGGAGTCGATGTATGTGTGAGCGATGCTGTCTACGACCCCGATTCCGGGCTCCGGCTCCCTCAGGGAACCTCGAAGGTCCAAGGCGAGCAGGCCCTGGCCTTCTTGCGGACGCGTCATGGTTTTGGAGATGGAAGCGACCTTGGACGCATTCAGGCGCAGCAGGGGTTCCTTTCCTCACTGACCCGCAAGATCAAATCCGACGGAACCCTCAGTAATCCTCAGAGCCTGCTGTCCATCGCTGACGTCGTGACAAAGAACCTCACGGTGGATGACGGGCTGGCATCCGTCCAGTCACTCCTGACCATCGGGAGCCGACTCAAGGACGTCGACCTGTCCAAGGTGGCCTTCGTCTCCGTCCCGACCCAGCCGGCCGCTGTCGATCCGAATCGCCTCGAGCTGGCCCAGCCGCAGGCCACCCAACTGTTTGCCGCGATGAAGGCGAACCTGGACCTGACTACCCCCGGAGCTACCGCCGCCCCTTCGGCCAGCGCTTCGCCGGCTCCATCAAGCACCCCGTCGGCCCCCAGCGCGCCTGCCTACAATAAGGCCATTCAGCCCGTAACGGTTGCCGACGGGACGGGGATCGCAGCCCGGGGCCAAGAGATCGCAGCAGCCCTGGTTGGCGGTGGATTCACCAAGGCGGCGCACTTCCTCGCGGCGGCCGTGCCCAAGACGGTCATCTACTATGGACCCGGCTACGCCGACGTTGCGCCGGATGTCGCGAATCAACTCGGGATCCCGGCTTCCCAGATGGAATTGTCCAACGGAGTTGTCGGAGTCCAGGTCTACATCGGCAGTGACTTCGATTCCGGAACCAAATATGGAGTTGCCTCCGTTCCGGCCGACATCGTCAAGCAGACTGCCGGCGACGTGAAGTGCCAGACCGTCAACCCGGCGCTCATCGCGAGGTAG